A DNA window from Stenotrophomonas sp. 57 contains the following coding sequences:
- a CDS encoding LacI family DNA-binding transcriptional regulator: protein MNDNGSSSSKRAGKAVTVTDIARAIGVSRATVSLVLRGSPLVNVDTRAKVEAELRRQRYVYNRAAANLRRRTSSSIALVINDLSNPFFAEFASGVDEALGGRGYVTLLGSTGESPERQQAVLSTLMEHTPAGLILSPAEGSDTAQLRQVLGANANVLLFNRELDGADWDFLTLDNQHGAYLATRHLIERGHRQIAFFGGHAASSSCHQRRAGFQQALAEAGLSLPPGWMIESAPNRLEAAARTDELFADGHRPSAAVCYNDTVALGLMLGLNSRGIRPGGDFAVTGFDDISEAAVAVPPLTTLTADPRERGRQAAALLLQRLDEPDAPPRRTVAPVQLRIRESSAARPN from the coding sequence ATGAACGACAACGGCAGCAGTTCCAGCAAGCGCGCCGGCAAGGCGGTGACGGTGACCGACATCGCGCGTGCCATCGGTGTGTCACGGGCGACCGTGTCGCTGGTGCTGCGTGGCAGCCCGCTGGTCAATGTCGATACCCGGGCCAAGGTCGAGGCCGAGCTGCGTCGCCAGCGCTATGTATACAACCGTGCGGCAGCCAACCTGCGCCGGCGCACCTCGTCGAGCATCGCGCTGGTGATCAATGATCTGTCCAACCCGTTCTTCGCCGAATTTGCGTCCGGCGTGGACGAGGCGTTGGGCGGGCGCGGCTACGTAACATTGCTGGGCAGCACCGGCGAATCTCCCGAGCGGCAGCAGGCGGTGCTGTCAACGCTGATGGAGCACACCCCCGCCGGCTTGATCCTGTCACCGGCCGAGGGCAGCGACACCGCGCAGCTGCGCCAGGTACTGGGTGCCAACGCCAACGTGCTGCTGTTCAATCGCGAACTGGACGGCGCCGACTGGGACTTCCTGACCCTGGACAACCAGCACGGTGCCTATCTGGCCACGCGCCACCTGATCGAGCGTGGCCATCGCCAGATCGCTTTCTTCGGTGGTCACGCTGCATCGAGCTCGTGCCACCAGCGCCGCGCAGGCTTCCAGCAGGCGCTGGCCGAGGCTGGGTTGTCGTTGCCGCCAGGCTGGATGATCGAGTCGGCGCCGAACCGCCTGGAAGCCGCGGCGCGTACCGATGAGTTGTTCGCCGACGGCCATCGCCCGAGTGCGGCGGTCTGCTACAACGACACCGTTGCGCTGGGCCTGATGCTGGGCTTGAATTCACGTGGCATCCGTCCGGGTGGTGATTTTGCCGTTACCGGTTTCGATGACATTTCCGAGGCGGCGGTGGCCGTGCCGCCGTTGACCACGCTCACCGCCGACCCGCGCGAGCGTGGCCGGCAAGCTGCCGCGCTGCTGCTGCAGCGGCTGGACGAACCGGATGCGCCGCCGCGGCGCACGGTGGCGCCGGTGCAGTTGCGCATCCGCGAAAGCAGTGCCGCACGACCGAACTGA
- a CDS encoding carbohydrate kinase codes for MGSIVCFGEILIDLLAQPAASADTPRAFLQYAGGAPANVAVAAARLGATTQFVGMLGRDMFGDFLADSLVEHGVGTDYIARTDAAKTALAFVALDASGERSFSFYRPPAADLLFRDSDFQAACFDSAQCFHVCSNSLTEPSIAEATFAGMERARAAGAVVSLDLNLRPALWPANEDPTPRLWQALERADLVKLSREELDYLAAPLGADGEAVVLKRLLAAQARWVIVTDGAATLHWYTRGNHGTVTSFRVATVDTTAAGDAFVGGVLVGLLERGGAGAGFAAFCQDPEAITATLRFGAAVGALAVTRKGAFAAMPSLDEVQQLLQAQDITA; via the coding sequence ATGGGTTCCATCGTTTGCTTCGGCGAAATTTTGATCGATCTACTAGCGCAGCCGGCGGCTTCGGCCGACACGCCGCGCGCGTTCCTGCAGTACGCCGGTGGTGCGCCGGCCAATGTTGCAGTGGCGGCAGCGCGCCTCGGTGCGACGACCCAGTTCGTCGGCATGCTGGGCCGCGACATGTTCGGTGACTTCCTGGCTGACAGCCTGGTCGAACACGGCGTTGGCACGGATTACATCGCGCGTACCGATGCGGCCAAGACCGCGCTGGCCTTCGTCGCGCTGGATGCCAGCGGCGAGCGCAGCTTCAGTTTCTACCGCCCGCCGGCCGCCGATCTGCTGTTCCGTGACAGTGACTTCCAGGCCGCCTGCTTCGACAGCGCGCAGTGCTTCCACGTCTGTTCCAACAGCCTGACCGAGCCCTCCATCGCCGAGGCGACCTTCGCCGGCATGGAGCGCGCGCGTGCCGCCGGTGCGGTGGTCAGCCTCGACCTCAATCTTCGTCCGGCCCTCTGGCCGGCCAACGAGGACCCGACGCCGCGCCTGTGGCAGGCGCTGGAGCGTGCCGACCTGGTCAAGCTGTCGCGCGAGGAGCTGGACTACCTGGCGGCACCGCTGGGTGCCGATGGGGAGGCCGTGGTGCTGAAGCGTCTGCTGGCGGCGCAGGCACGCTGGGTCATCGTTACCGATGGCGCGGCCACGCTGCACTGGTATACCCGCGGCAACCACGGCACGGTCACCAGCTTCCGCGTGGCCACCGTCGATACCACGGCCGCCGGCGATGCCTTCGTCGGTGGCGTGCTGGTCGGCCTGCTGGAGCGGGGCGGGGCCGGTGCAGGTTTCGCCGCGTTCTGCCAGGACCCGGAGGCGATCACCGCCACGCTGCGCTTTGGCGCCGCCGTGGGTGCGCTGGCTGTTACCCGCAAGGGCGCGTTCGCCGCGATGCCCTCGCTCGATGAAGTGCAGCAGCTGCTGCAGGCCCAGGACATTACCGCATGA
- a CDS encoding GH92 family glycosyl hydrolase — translation MRPVPSAPAVPSTSRPLARLACLLALSAMPMLLQAAPAALEREVNTFIGSKDDGNTFPGASAPFGLIQVSPIGSHYSGWRYDDEKIRGFGHSFISGAGCWEQGGQVSILPVTGSIGPGGDFDTGNAKQFDHKAYASNYTHDGEIGQAGYYKVRLTSYGGIDAEATARTRAAAERYTFSQRQGEGHVLVNVGQANERHSVIGSVVDVVGDRVVEGKLVTKSFCGGHQYTTWFRIEFDRPFKAHGTWGEGGGLPGARHSMEGEQKPNGAWLSFDLAKGQSVTAVSAISHVDAEGARTNLRAEGMQGGALLGFDRMRTLSQQSWREQLGRVRVQGGTADDRAVFYSAVYHALLQPMTGNDADGRYRGYDDGIHRADGWTYYEYFSLWDTYRAQNQWLALTRPDVARDIGRTLLAIDEQGGWLPRWGYANFETNIMTGDPVTPFMVDLWRFGALKGRESQAWDALRRNAFGTPPLNSRMAGRSGNPTYLDKGYVVYDRAYPSKGMDVDPHHGGSATLEYALADCALSQMADGLGHAQDAATLRERGRNWRKVWDPQVRDAETGFTGFPRPRTEDGQWYTPADGHYSPRSHHGFHEGTAWQYQWLAQQDVPGLVEAMDGRAQAGRRLDAFFAMDALQADPLNAARKEWVVGPYSYYNQFRYNPNNEPDLHSPWLYTLIGQPWKTAAVVRAAQQLFTNAPNGVTGNDDLGTMSAWYLFSAIGVYPAVPGSGQFLLHTPRFSKVEVDLGNGRTLRIDAPGADGRRLQYVQGVQVDGQAHAPVWLDWNQLQQGPRLHFALDATAPEQGWGTAVKDLPVSWCAAPGSQLR, via the coding sequence ATGCGTCCAGTGCCGTCCGCTCCCGCCGTCCCATCGACCTCGCGCCCGCTGGCGCGCCTGGCCTGCCTGCTGGCGCTTTCGGCCATGCCGATGCTGCTGCAGGCCGCGCCGGCAGCACTGGAGCGTGAGGTCAACACCTTCATCGGCAGCAAGGACGACGGCAATACCTTCCCGGGCGCGTCGGCGCCGTTCGGCCTGATCCAGGTCAGTCCGATCGGCAGCCACTATTCCGGCTGGCGCTACGACGACGAGAAGATCCGTGGCTTCGGCCATTCGTTCATTTCCGGCGCCGGTTGCTGGGAGCAGGGTGGGCAGGTGTCGATCCTGCCGGTGACCGGCAGCATCGGTCCGGGCGGTGATTTCGATACCGGCAACGCCAAGCAGTTCGATCACAAGGCGTACGCATCGAACTACACCCATGACGGCGAGATCGGCCAGGCCGGCTACTACAAGGTGCGGCTGACCAGCTATGGCGGCATCGACGCCGAGGCGACCGCGCGCACCCGCGCCGCCGCCGAGCGCTACACCTTCAGCCAGCGCCAGGGCGAAGGCCACGTGCTGGTCAATGTCGGCCAGGCCAACGAGCGCCATTCGGTGATCGGCAGCGTGGTCGACGTGGTCGGCGACCGCGTGGTGGAAGGCAAGCTGGTCACCAAGAGTTTCTGTGGCGGCCACCAGTACACCACCTGGTTCCGCATTGAGTTCGACCGCCCGTTCAAGGCGCACGGCACCTGGGGTGAGGGCGGTGGCCTGCCCGGTGCACGCCACAGCATGGAAGGCGAGCAGAAGCCGAACGGCGCTTGGCTCAGCTTCGATCTGGCCAAGGGCCAGTCGGTGACGGCGGTCAGCGCGATCTCGCACGTGGATGCCGAAGGCGCGCGCACCAACCTGCGCGCAGAAGGCATGCAGGGCGGCGCGCTGCTCGGTTTCGACCGCATGCGCACGTTGTCCCAGCAGTCCTGGCGCGAGCAGCTGGGACGAGTGCGGGTGCAGGGCGGTACCGCCGACGACCGCGCCGTGTTCTACAGCGCGGTCTACCACGCGCTGCTGCAGCCGATGACCGGCAACGATGCAGACGGCCGCTACCGCGGCTACGACGATGGCATCCATCGTGCCGACGGCTGGACCTACTACGAGTACTTCTCGCTGTGGGACACCTACCGGGCGCAGAACCAGTGGCTGGCACTGACCCGCCCGGACGTGGCGCGTGACATCGGCCGTACCCTGCTGGCGATCGACGAACAGGGCGGCTGGCTGCCGCGCTGGGGCTATGCCAACTTCGAGACCAACATCATGACCGGCGACCCGGTTACGCCGTTCATGGTCGACCTGTGGCGCTTCGGTGCACTCAAGGGCCGCGAATCGCAGGCCTGGGATGCGCTGCGCCGCAACGCCTTCGGCACGCCGCCGTTGAACTCGCGCATGGCTGGCCGCTCCGGCAACCCCACCTACCTGGACAAGGGTTATGTGGTCTACGACCGTGCTTACCCGTCCAAGGGCATGGACGTCGATCCGCACCACGGTGGCTCGGCCACACTGGAATACGCGCTGGCCGACTGCGCGCTCTCGCAGATGGCCGATGGCCTCGGCCATGCGCAGGATGCGGCGACGCTGCGTGAGCGCGGCCGCAACTGGCGCAAGGTGTGGGACCCGCAGGTGCGCGATGCCGAGACTGGCTTCACCGGTTTCCCGCGCCCGCGTACCGAGGACGGCCAGTGGTACACCCCGGCCGACGGTCACTACAGCCCGCGTTCGCATCACGGCTTCCATGAGGGCACCGCGTGGCAGTACCAGTGGCTGGCGCAGCAGGACGTGCCGGGCCTGGTCGAAGCGATGGATGGCCGGGCGCAGGCCGGCCGCCGCCTCGATGCCTTCTTTGCGATGGATGCGCTGCAGGCCGACCCGCTCAACGCCGCCCGCAAGGAATGGGTGGTTGGGCCGTACAGTTACTATAACCAGTTCCGCTACAACCCGAACAACGAGCCGGACCTGCACTCGCCGTGGCTGTACACGCTGATCGGCCAGCCGTGGAAGACCGCCGCCGTGGTGCGCGCTGCGCAGCAGCTGTTCACCAATGCCCCCAATGGCGTGACCGGCAACGATGACCTCGGCACGATGTCGGCCTGGTACCTGTTCAGCGCCATCGGCGTGTACCCGGCGGTCCCGGGCAGCGGCCAGTTCCTGCTGCATACTCCGCGCTTCAGCAAGGTGGAAGTGGACCTGGGCAATGGCCGGACCCTGCGCATCGACGCGCCGGGCGCCGACGGCCGTCGTCTGCAGTACGTGCAGGGTGTGCAGGTCGATGGCCAGGCGCATGCGCCGGTGTGGCTGGACTGGAATCAGCTGCAGCAGGGCCCGCGCCTGCACTTCGCGCTCGATGCGACGGCGCCGGAGCAGGGCTGGGGCACGGCGGTGAAGGACCTGCCGGTGTCCTGGTGCGCGGCGCCGGGTAGCCAGCTGCGCTGA
- the fucP gene encoding L-fucose:H+ symporter permease: MPISATPRPSGSSGNAPAVTNGKALAVVTTIFFMWGFLTCLNDILIPHLKAVFELNYAKAMLVQFTFFGTYFLMSLPAGRLVAALGYKKGIVAGLVIAGIGALGFWPAAELRVYGAFLGALFVLATGITVLQVAANPYVALLGPEQTSSSRLTLAQALNSLGTAIAPIFGGMLILSNTVKSADDIAALPAAEQLAYRAAEAQAVQGPYVGLAVALVLLALFVFLFRLPALSDATEQADQGHHHSYLDALRKRHLLLGVLGIFFYVGAEVSIGSFLVNYLSMPNIGGFSEQEATHYVSAYWTMAMIGRFAGSALLARFSPSRLLAIFALVNVALLVTTMLSSGNIALYSVVAIGLFNSIMFPTIFALSIERLGPLTNKGSSLLIMAIVGGAVVPYLQGVLADHIGVQASFILPLLCYGYIIFYGLVGARTPASATQGG, translated from the coding sequence ATGCCGATCTCCGCAACGCCCCGTCCATCGGGTTCTTCGGGCAACGCACCTGCCGTCACCAACGGCAAGGCGCTGGCCGTGGTCACCACGATCTTCTTCATGTGGGGCTTCCTGACCTGCCTCAATGACATCCTGATCCCGCATTTGAAAGCGGTGTTCGAGCTGAACTACGCCAAGGCGATGCTGGTGCAGTTCACCTTCTTCGGCACCTATTTCCTGATGTCGCTGCCGGCCGGTCGGCTGGTGGCGGCGCTGGGTTACAAGAAGGGCATCGTGGCCGGCCTGGTGATCGCCGGCATCGGCGCGCTGGGCTTCTGGCCGGCGGCGGAACTGCGCGTGTATGGCGCCTTCCTCGGCGCACTGTTCGTGCTGGCCACCGGCATTACCGTGCTGCAGGTCGCTGCCAATCCTTACGTCGCGTTGCTGGGCCCGGAGCAGACCAGCTCCAGCCGCCTGACCCTGGCGCAGGCGCTGAACTCGCTGGGCACGGCCATCGCCCCGATCTTCGGCGGCATGCTGATCCTGTCCAACACGGTCAAGAGCGCTGACGACATCGCGGCGCTGCCGGCCGCCGAGCAGCTGGCCTACCGTGCCGCCGAGGCGCAGGCCGTGCAGGGTCCGTACGTGGGCCTGGCCGTGGCGCTGGTGCTGCTGGCGCTGTTCGTGTTCCTGTTCCGCCTGCCGGCGCTGAGCGACGCCACCGAGCAGGCCGACCAGGGCCACCACCACAGCTACCTGGATGCGCTGCGCAAGCGCCACCTGCTGCTGGGCGTGCTGGGCATCTTCTTCTACGTCGGCGCCGAAGTGTCAATCGGCAGCTTCCTGGTCAACTACCTGTCGATGCCCAACATCGGTGGCTTCAGCGAACAGGAAGCCACGCACTACGTGTCGGCCTACTGGACGATGGCGATGATCGGCCGCTTCGCCGGCTCCGCGCTGCTGGCTCGCTTCTCACCGAGCCGACTGCTGGCGATCTTCGCGCTGGTCAACGTGGCGCTGCTGGTCACCACCATGCTGAGCTCCGGCAACATCGCGCTGTACTCGGTGGTGGCGATCGGCCTGTTCAATTCCATCATGTTCCCGACCATCTTCGCGCTGAGCATCGAGCGCCTGGGCCCGCTGACCAACAAGGGCTCCAGCCTGCTGATCATGGCCATCGTCGGCGGTGCCGTGGTGCCGTACCTGCAGGGCGTGCTGGCCGACCACATTGGTGTGCAGGCCAGCTTCATCCTGCCGCTGCTGTGCTACGGCTACATCATCTTCTATGGACTGGTCGGCGCACGTACGCCGGCTTCCGCAACGCAGGGAGGCTGA
- a CDS encoding AGE family epimerase/isomerase, translating into MSPSPDFRSPAFLRAHIADTMAFYHPRCIDPNGGFFHYFRDDGSIYDASHRHLVSSTRFVFNYAMAYREFGNAEYRDAVEHGVRYLREVHRNPATGGYAWTLRDGKVEDDMNHCYGVAFVLLAYSCALKAGLEQARAWMDETWQLLEARFWEPQHGLYKDEADGQWNFTGYRGQNANMHMCEAMLAAFEASGEQRYVERALQLAENMTRRQAAKAGGLVWEHYDSNWEIDWDYNLDDPKHLFRPWGFQPGHQTEWAKLLLILDRHVQADWLVSTAQHLFDVAVARSWDESRGGLYYGFAPESRRQPGMEGAPIGGDSFVCDDDKYFWVQAETLATAALMAKRTGDDRYWQWYERIWAYAWEHFVDHQYGAWFRILDADNRKYSDEKSPAGKVDYHTMGACYEVLNVVR; encoded by the coding sequence ATGAGCCCCTCGCCCGATTTTCGTTCACCCGCGTTCCTGCGTGCGCATATCGCCGACACGATGGCGTTCTACCACCCGCGCTGCATCGATCCGAACGGCGGCTTCTTCCACTACTTCCGTGATGACGGCAGCATCTACGACGCCAGCCACCGCCACCTGGTGAGCAGCACGCGCTTTGTCTTCAACTACGCGATGGCCTACCGCGAGTTCGGCAATGCCGAATACCGCGACGCCGTCGAGCACGGCGTGCGCTACCTGCGCGAGGTGCATCGCAATCCGGCCACTGGCGGTTACGCCTGGACCCTGCGCGACGGCAAGGTCGAGGACGACATGAACCACTGCTACGGTGTGGCGTTCGTGCTGCTGGCCTACAGTTGTGCGCTGAAGGCCGGCCTCGAGCAGGCCCGCGCATGGATGGACGAGACCTGGCAGCTTCTCGAGGCGCGCTTCTGGGAGCCGCAGCACGGCCTGTACAAGGACGAGGCCGATGGCCAGTGGAACTTCACCGGCTACCGCGGCCAGAACGCCAACATGCACATGTGCGAGGCGATGCTGGCGGCGTTCGAGGCCAGTGGCGAGCAGCGCTACGTGGAACGCGCGCTGCAACTGGCCGAGAACATGACCCGCCGCCAGGCCGCCAAGGCCGGTGGCCTGGTCTGGGAGCACTACGATTCCAACTGGGAGATCGACTGGGACTACAACCTGGACGACCCCAAGCACCTGTTCCGCCCATGGGGCTTCCAGCCGGGCCACCAGACCGAGTGGGCCAAGCTGCTGCTGATCCTGGACCGCCATGTGCAGGCCGACTGGCTGGTGTCGACCGCGCAGCATCTGTTCGATGTGGCCGTGGCCCGCAGCTGGGATGAGTCGCGTGGCGGCCTCTACTACGGTTTCGCGCCGGAATCGCGCCGCCAGCCGGGCATGGAGGGCGCCCCGATCGGTGGCGACAGCTTCGTCTGCGACGACGACAAGTACTTCTGGGTGCAGGCCGAAACGCTGGCTACCGCGGCGCTGATGGCCAAGCGCACTGGTGATGACCGCTACTGGCAGTGGTACGAGCGCATCTGGGCGTACGCGTGGGAGCACTTCGTCGACCACCAGTACGGCGCCTGGTTCCGCATCCTCGATGCCGACAACCGCAAGTACAGCGACGAGAAGAGCCCGGCTGGCAAGGTGGATTACCACACCATGGGCGCGTGCTACGAAGTGTTGAACGTGGTGCGTTGA